CAGTGTATTTAAATCCCTTGCATTTTACTTGTGTCTAACGAGATTATGTGCACAATGTAAACATATGTCTCCTGGAATAATTTTAAAGGTAACAGGAAGGTTATATCATTCCTAGATTACTTCAGAACAaaaccattttctgttttatagttCTCCAAGGTGACTCTGAAATGAGACAATTTAATAAATGTCATGTTATTACAGAGTGGGAATGAAATATGGGAGAACTTTTGAGGATCTAGGACTTATTTGATTAATTTAGCACGTTTTTAAAACATCATCTCATTAAGTCCTCCCAAAGGCCTAAGAAATAAGTATTATTCTCGCTTTCCATATGGGAAACCAAGACATAAATCACAGAAATAGGAAGCGGGCTTGCCAGAATTAGAATTTCATCTCGTTCTACTGCAAAAATTATGTATTATCTGCTATTCCATTTAATTTGTGAAAGAATTGACActtgcttagtcacagaatatttTAGACCCATTACTGATAGGCGCCGGGTCATTAAAGGAATCCACAGGAGACAGCGAGTTAAAGCTTAAGGGGTTTATTGCTagaaagaaacagacagaaaGCAAAGGTAGAGCAGGCAGGggggagccagcaaaacctgctggcaaaagagaaaggaacaatGGTTCCAACtgtctttctgacagcttgtggttttaaaggggaaaaaaagcgccaagaggggtgggggtgatgtgAGACCGCAGGCATCACCCGGAGATAGCAAGCTGCTACAGATCGTGACTTCACACTCATGGTTATCGGGTCTGgcctctggggggtggggtgtcGGCACGTTGTGCTTACCACGTTGCTGTCACATCAGGTCCTATCCgaagagctgctgagggagagaaactgaaggcgcCCCCTGCCAGCCCCccgccacagaatccattttgaatgtcgttttatttttttgctatctgacaattgcatttttttaaatactttttttaattctgaaatgtaacaaatatataaaaaaggaataaatttcttttggtatgggttataattgcacaattttttgttttttcttctagctcctccaacAGAAATATCCATacgatgattcagcagtcatattcattgattaaatcttttcttctctgttatactcctcctaaTCTTTAGATAACGTATATACATTCAACCCATTACATTTTACGACTCTAAGAGAGGTCTTATAGGAGCTTAACTTTTATCCCCCAAGTGTTTGGTTATAGTGATAAGAACAAGACTTTCTCCCTGGCACTGATCTGGTTGAGTCAGAAATGTCTGGCTGGAGCCTGTTACATAGCCATACAAGGAAAGGACAGCAATCAAAACACTTTTGTGCAGATGTACATCTATTCATTTCCACAGACAGCATGTCAGTTATCAATTCATTGTCTAAACCTACCCTTCCCTAGAAGCTCTGAGAttcatttctcctttaaagtGAGTGAGATGTTACAAGAGTGCTGAAGGGACGTTATAGGAAGAAGAGGTTTCATGAAATTTCCCATGGGGTCACAGGCCTAGAACATGGTCCCTTGTGACTTTGAAGCTTCAAACTGCCCACCCCTGAGTCCTCCACATGGAAACCACAGCCCACTGGGCCAGAGGCTTGCCCACTTCCCTCTGCAAATCCCCACCCACCCTGCAGGCAGCCTCCTGTGGTCTGGAAGCTCACATGCCAAGCAATCACTCcttctgcaagcttcaggtaTGCTGAAGGCCTTCTTTGCCTCAGTCCTACATCACTGGCTTCTCCGTTATCTGCTTTCCACCCACACTCAGAAAGATTGCCTATTATTTGCCCAGCCACTGTAGACCAGTTCCAGTCTGGCAACTTCTTTATCTGGAAGAAGTTAGGATTGGCTCCCTCAGTCCTAAGATACCATATCCAATGTCCTTATTTATTATAAGTTGTTCTTCTGAGTTAATAATTCGCCATATTAAACTCCCCTTATTTAATCTACTCTGTGCTTTCTGATTGGAACCAGACTACTGCAGTTAGTAACATGACACTTTAAATTGACTCCACCCAAGAGAGCTTCTGTTTGGATGAAGGAACCCCAGCAGAAAAAATTACTTCATTTGCCTTAAGAGACATTACAGATAAAATGTCAAAGATTTTCATAATGTGCAGAGAAATATTTATACTCCATACTATTAatgaagacaggaaaagaaaagatcaacATAACGAGAGAATCAATAGTTACACTAGGAAACATGAGATTTCACATCTTATCACATTATGACTTGGAAAGGAAGACGAGCAAGACAGATCATCTTTGCAAAGAAGTTCCTCTTTCTCAAATAATCTCTGAAACTACATTTTCCCACACAGGAAATGGAATTATCTTCAACCCCATCAAGGTGAACACACAGAGGCAACATTTAACACTAACCAGGAGTAAAGATTTTATAGGTAGTGAGCAAATCTACACTCCAAGAGCACAGGTTGGCCAGATCTCAGATTTAACACTGTAGATACCCCACTGTAgctgaacaattttttttttttaacatgggcagtcaccgggaatcgaacccgggtctctggcatggcacccagaactctgccactgagccaccgtggcccgccctagttGACCATTTTTTGCACACAAAGACATGGAAGAAAGACTCTCTTAAACATAAAGTCTTCCTATCTCCACAGATActaaactttttcaaaaattttagccCAGTTTTATAGTGTCCAATTCCTTCCCAAAGTTTTCAGGCTTGGGTTTTATCTCTGTGAGTATGGTAAGCATAattattctacaaaatacctaatAATTCAATATCTGGAGTGACTGTAGGTCTCTTTTGTCTATGCCTTCTGCTGATGGGGTCTTGTTTATTtgtaaacatatttatattttattgggggaaaaaagcatgTTAATAGGGATCATTTGAGGCCTTAGATAATCTTTTCTTCTTAGAGGATTTCATTTTCCTATCAAGTTGGTAGTTCTGGATCTCTAGCTTTTCTCCTTACATTTCTTCAGGAAAATTAAGACATCTcatatttctaccttttctttcacatggcaaaCATATTAAGGGAAAAACAGCACTGTGTTTAGAGTTCAGGGTTCAATTCTCTAAAAACCTAATTTTTCTGGATCTTACATCAATGATTTCTTAACTCCTACTTTCTAGCTCTTTAGTATTTTTATGTATAGTCAAGATTTTTAGTTCTCTTAAGGAAGAGGTTGCTATGAATTATTAAGTAGAAGTCCTCCTAAGCTTCTAAAGCTTCCTGAGAATAATAAATGCTAACCTTAGGTTGAAGGATATCCAGTAGAGAACAAATAATCATTATCAGTGCTAAATTGAATGGAAAGAAATTAGAACACAAAAATATCTAATAATGGACACTGAGTGTGGACACAGCTTCTTCTGTGATTATATTTTACTAAAGGTTATTCACCAACTCATCTTAGAAGGACAGAGGTGAGAAATATTCACAAGTGTTAACCAATGCTTCACCTCCCTCAgtactgaagggagaaacataAAAGAATTAGTGCTTATTTTCCTATTCCCTCTGGCAGTTGTATCATTGATATGCCATTTAACTTATGTTGATCTTCCCAAACTCCTGGATTACTGtttcatataaaataatttttattgtaataaatgTAAATTCATCATATTGTAACCAAGTCCAACGTGAAACCTGATGCTAAAAATTTAGATGTACAAAATTCATCATAGTATAAGTAGTAAGAACCTCGGCCAAGAAGCAAGAGACTGACCCTAGGTGATTACAGAGTTCTTTATGACATCACATGGGAAGTATTAGAGCCAAATGCTAAAAGTCTAGTAGAAAATCCACATTGGGTAAATGTAGCTGGGATGTTTGCAAGAAGATCAATATCTTAGCCTCATTCAGATGGCGATAAAAGGCTAATAATGTCCCAAAAGGCTTGGTGGATCTTCAGCTTTCTTTGGCTTAAGATTTTTTCATCTGTGTGGTTTCCCTTGACGGAAAAACATGCCAGGCATTGCGtgatccttatcagatatatagaaGCAGTTATTGCTAGAATTTATGGAATCAAGTTTGGGACAACTATTGTTTAGAAAAGCAGCCCAGTCCTCAGAAAATCATATCCAAAAATACTGATAAATTCTTCCCTTCACAAAGACTAATAAAAGAGAGGATGGAAAATGGACTCTTCCTCTGCTGGCTGAAAGTTCACTAGCAGATGATTAATTTCCTCTGCTTTGCAGATAGTTCCTATTCCAGCAGGAGACAGACAGAGGGCCATTAAGACTGGCTCTGAAACACACACAGACAGTTGCCAGCATGACCTTACTCATTACAGACGGGAAAAACATAGACTTTTCAGCCCAATTTGAGGTGCTCAAACGTAGTCAAAAAGTGGACTAattttcacatgctttgtgacttTATAATGACGCTCTATTTCGGTCACATCATCAAATAAGCATAAAatatcctagaaaaaaatgtaacagtCAATATTAGAAAATGCATAAAGTGcaaaaacctttattttttttacaatgcCAGTATCTGTGTTCCAAAAGAGCATAAACAGAGAGCTTGCATGTGAAGCTGCAGTGGTACAGTATAAAAAGGCCCTAAAGTCAGGGCTGCAGTAATGCAACAAATGGGAAAAACTCAAATAACATAGATGTATGGACAGGTCAATTCTTCATACTCATGTTCAAGTGTGACTTCGGACGGTCTGTTGTCAGCAGGTGCCAGTTGAACCACAACCTGAGAAGATGAGAAATGGGAACCCTTTtcgtcacatctccaaggaacaAGAGGGACCTCCTCTTCCCAGTAAGCCTTCAGCTTTACTTTGCTGCTGTACCCCAGGGCTCAGCTCCTCCATGGACCTTGCCCAGTATGGACTCTGTATCTCGTGACAGTACCTCATTGGCCAGTAGTAGTAGAAACAATATATTTCTCCCAGTACTTATGTTCTCCTTACATTCCTATTAATAAATACCTTAAAGTCAATTCTGCATTTATCGGCTTCTTCAAAGAAGGAGCATGTGAAGGAAAACTAAATAGACCACCCCGTGAGAACGTCTAAGGTCCCAGAATACTCACCTGTGTGACAAAGCATGCCACCATGTACCCAAAAGCAGAGAGAGTCAAACTAATGCACATTTCCAGCATGGTGAGGATCAAGATGGCAAACAAAAATACTTGCTTAAAAGTTTCACTTTCATATTTCTGtgggggaaaaaatatatacctgagAGTGAAGGAGTGTATAGGGCCTGAGCCTTGTATGATGTGCAACATGTCACTGCTGACCTGGTTGTTCTGATTCTAAGCCTATTCCTGTCAAATAGTGGGATCAAATGAGCTGTGTCCAAATCCAACCGTACCCCAGCACAACAAAAGAAATACTACCAAAATATCAAATGTGGGTCACAAATAGTTTTCTCTGGATCCTCAAAGATGAATCCAGGAATCACCTTATTTTCTCTAGTTCATTCCTTCTCGATATGAGATCCTTATAGAACAAAGACTATGTCCCAGCTAGAATTAGCACATCTTTTTCAACCACGCAGAAAAGTACATTCCAAACATATTCTTCACTCTTTCAAGAGGGCTCTGATCATTCCAGTTTTAAGCTCTGTGTCCCATATTTCATGAATCGTACTTGGACACCATTTGTTCATATAATCCTAACATTAAATTTGGCAGGGGCATCTCATTGGAGATCTCTGCTTATAGGAATCTTGGGTTCATAATAATCAAATGATCACATCAACATGGTCAGAAGAAAAGTTTGTATGTTTGTCTAAATCAGGCAAGGGAGGCCTCAGAATTCCCTTATCTCAAAGAAAATTCTCGGGTGACAGGGTAATTTCTATGCAAGAATTACTCGGaaaagacaaagtgtcaatggctgagagattccaaacagagtcgagaggttatcctggagggtattcttacacattaagtagatatcaccttgttgttcaagatgtagtggagaggctggacggaactgcctgaaaatgtagagctgtgttccagtagccatgtttcttgatgatgattgaataatgatatagcttttacaatgtgactgtgtgattgtgaaaaccttgtgtctgatgctccttttatctaccttgtcaacagatgagtagaacatatggaataaaaataaataatagggggaacaaatgttaaaataaattcagtttgaaatagtggtaaatgaaagtgaggggtaaggggtatggtatgtacagtcttttttttctctattatcattttatttctttttctgttgtctttttatttctttttctaaattgatgcaaatgtactaagaaatgatgaatatgcaactatgtgatgatgttaagaattactgattgtatatgtagaatggaatgatatctaaatgttttgtttgtgaaatttttttaattaataaaaaaagtttaaaaaaaaaaaagaattactcaGAAAAAATTCCACAGATGCTTCTGACAATACTAAGGATTCAGTGGATGTTATTAACAAGAATCACTCACTAAAGTGTAAGTTACACCTGCTGCCTTGAAACCTCTTATTTCCCAAACGCTAGAATTCACATCCAATGTAAGTAAAGCCAACCCCACTGCTGATACTATGGCACTGATTATATTCATAGCCAGGCTTCCTCgaacctgaaagagaacaaaACATTTATCACTTTCTATTCTCAGGCTCATATCTCTTGGTGTGACAGTAACAAATGGAAGACAATAAATTTGAGGGGTTTGGGCTTTCACCTGGGGAGATCTCTCCTCTCTAACTGAAGGTAGGGGGTATATGTTCAGTTGTACTATTAAATTTTCCAGTAGCATGTGTTTGGGGTGTGAAGCCCAAGGTCAGTTTGTCTGATGATATTGATACTAAAAGTTGGTTGAGCCACAGTGCCCTGGTGGGCACATTTGTCTGTGTACCCCTCTAAACCGAAGTTATTGAAATCAAGATGTATATCACATAATTTTTATTGCATCTTCCATTGAGCTTTTTAAATTAAGCTGGATACTACATTTCTGATACTTACTAGATTCATGGTCAGTTTGCTTCCAGCAACAATGGACATTATTCCAGATAAAAAGAACTGGCAAAAGAAAAATTCTCTTAAGGACTGGAGACCTTAAATCTTACCCTGTGACCCCCACCCTGCCTCTCTACTTGCATTGCTGCAAAGAGCTGCAAAGAGCAGCTATGCAAGTCCCAAATGctttggggggggcggggaacAGCATTAAAGCTATGGAGTTTTGGAGAGAGAACTggagagagaaatttgaaaggaATACTTACAAAGCCCtgcaaatatcagaaatggataaattccaaTGTACTTACACATAAGGATCCCCATACAGGATAGATAGAAATAAATGCAAGGGGGGTAAACAAATAGCTGTGCACATAAACATGATAAGATGCAGTCTTCCACATTGCCCACAGGCATATTTTCATGAGACCAATTAGGATCTGGGTTGCCTGGAAGATGAGAATGAGATATAAGACGGCAAGAAGTCCCTTTCTAAGAGAAAAGTCTTTCCCCTGGGAAAGGTCTTAGCACATGGTTAATATTCTACTTTTCCGGGCTAGGGCACCACACTGAAGAAAAACCCTGAGATCAAAGCTACTTTGCCCACGCACAAGTTCTTTGTGTAACGTTGCCATGACGGCAATAGTAAAATGAGTAATGCACTAGTTTCTCTCTTCatttaatatgaaattattaatagTTGTTTTCTGTGATATTAAGAGATTGGTGCTTATCAAGGTGACACAATCCTGGAGACCCTGATGCTCCCTCCAAAGGCAGCCCTTTCTATCACAGGAAATGGCTATTTCTGCATAAATGCTTCCCTAGTCTAAGCTCTTCTTACCCCCAAAATCTTGGGCTTCCCATTCAAGAATTTCTGCATGTTCTGTTGTTGATGAGGAAAGTTCCAAGATCCAGCCTGATGTAACTGGGAGATGTTGACATTCTGGTTATGAGCCATGAGTAAAGTTTGGGGAAGCTTTGAATCTGATGACCTGGTGCTGAAAATGAATTTAATGCAGAAGATGGGAGAAACCTGTGAACAAAGGTACTGCTTTCCGGAAGTTCACAACACCCACTTAAAGAGAGGGGTCAGCAAGTAGCATTATGCATGTTATGCAAATATTTCAATTTTCAGTCTTGAACAAGAAACAtcagtaaaaaaatgaaaatatacccactgagaaaaaaatatgcttcATTATAATTTGAGCAAATTGCAGCTTGCGAATATCAAAAACTGCAAAGAGACCTCTAGTTTCAGCTCGGAGATGCAGAGAGCTGGAAAAAGTATTGTTTTCAGGAAAGTAAGATACCAGTTGTACAAACTGCACATAATGACTTTTCTGGAACTGAAGGAAGACTAAGAAATCTGGAGAGAGACAAGTTCTACAGGAAGAAACAGGACCAGGCATGTGCTTACCTGGAAAGATCTTTATGGATGTTACATAAGTTGGGAAGAAGATTCAACTAGAAATTTTTAGCAAATTGCTAAAGGCACACGTGCATATGAATATGAATGCGAAGACAGTGGGTTCACAGACAGGAGCTATTTACATCCACTCCTAGGATTTTCCTCCTGGAACGCTgtaaggcattcagggaagatGAAGAGAATCCTGCAAAGCTTCCCACAGATGCTGCTGGGGGAAGAGAATAGTGGTTACTGAGGAATCTCCATTTAcacttgtttcttctttttcctttaagagCGATAAATCAGTGGTCTGAGGGCAACCTTACGAGAggaacaggaaaataaaacaggaataagTTCTAAGCTCATTATTATAATTGAAGGAGAGGTGGGTGCACTTGTGAAGCCCATATCCTAAGTCCTGGATTGACAGTACCTACGTAGGACTAAGGCTTGATCAGAACATCTGAGAACCACACAACCCAACTTTCCCCCTAGTATCACATGCCTCgatgcagaaaaaagaaagacatgggGTTAAAGTAACAACGGAATACAGCCGAGAGAGCAAGAGACAACTTTTCTCTCCACAAGAGCATGAAGTAAGAATCCAAAgccaagaaaggagaagaaatggagATAAAACCTTTTACAAATTAGAACACATGATACACTCAAGACTGAGAAGTCTTGAGacaccaaagaatgagagaagTCTCTGATACACCAAGGTAAACATAGCACAACAAACTTAAAACTCAGCCCAACCCCTGACTAGATGAGCACACATCCCACACTAAAGGCCTGGTAGAAGGTGAGATTCATCATCTGCAGACATAAAAAATATTCATCTCAGCATCTACAGTCCTAAACAAATGTCTGGTTTTTAAGAAcaaggacaaacaaacaaacaaaaaagtaactATGATGCATATTGAAAAAAGTAAGGGAAAACACAATCTGAAGAGACAAAACTATCATTTACTATAAACATGAACCAGACTCAGAGGGACACAAGTGTTGGGGCTATCAGAACATGCAAATATAAGGAAATCTGAGAAAGACTCTAGTGTAAatgctagaaaagaaaaatatggtaaCAGCATTGAAGAATGCTTCCAATGGACTCATTATAAAACCCGTTACAGCTTATGAAAAAATCAGTTGTGACTTAAAGATAGGTCAACAGAAATTAttgaaacaaaagaggaaaaaaagagtggGGGAAAAATAGAACAGAGTATTTAAGAGTGGTGGAATAATAACAAAGGTCTAacataggtgtgctggtttgaaaggattatgcactctcagaaagccatgttttaatcctcatccaatcttgagggtgcagccatttcttttaatttctactcAGTAccttaggttggaaacttgattaggttatctccatggagatgtgactcacccaattgtgggtatttgaatagagggagatgtgatttcaccttttccaggtgggtcttgattagttttttggaattctttaaaagagacagcattttggaaagagccaggaaacagagagcccatgcagccagagacctttggagatgaagaaggaagatgaccctgggggagtttcatgaaacaagaaccctgGAGCGAAAGCTTAGCAAACGTCaccatttgccatgtgcccttccaactgggAGAAGTcctgaatgccatcagccttctggaaccaagatatctttccccggatgccttagattggacatttatatatctttgctttaaatttggacatttttcatggctgaactgtaaactaccaattattaaattcccatttttagaagccattccatttctggtacattacattccagagctagcaaactagaacaatagacATAATTAGGAttacaggagaagaaagagagaatgggcagaataaataaaattaatgactgagaattttccaaaattaatgatgGCCACCAAACTACAGATTTAAGAAGCTCAGAGACACCAAATATAGTGTCAATCCCATTAATTCctgcaaaaatattcaatttgttgaaaacaaaagacaaagagaaaatcttgattGCAGATAGAGGAAAAAGACACATTAtcgacaaaggaaaaaaaaataagaattacggcagacttctcatcagaatccaACCCACCAAGAAGACCATGGAGTGAAATCTGTAAAGtgagcaaagaagaaaaacaacaacaacaaaaaaacacacacaaaaaatgaccAATTgaaaattctatatctagcaaaaatacccttcaaaattgaagtaaattaatgaatttctcagacaaagactgagagaatttatcACCACCATATTTTctctacaagaaatgttaaaggaagtaaTTCAGGCAGAATAAATATAAGTCATTGTCATGGTTCTATATAGAGAATAAGGAGTATCTGAAATggaataaatgaaggtaaaagaaaatatttttttccttatgatgAAACACTCTTAAAAAGATAAATGTCAGTTTAAaggacaaataataaaatataatgtatttttataatatatataaatgaaatgtatGAAAAGAATGGTACAAAATATAGGATGGTAGAATTGAGAATAAACTAATATAAAGTTCTTAAACATCCTATGAAATGATATAgtattcaaataaaaaacattatttcaaaaggaaattgtAAACCCTAGTGAAACCACTAAAGATGTTATAAAAAAGAGaatttcctttttgtaaaaaaaaaatggaatcatgaaaaaattttcaaacacagACAAGgcataaaaggaagaaaaattaaacaaacaaaggGAAAACAGGTAGCAATATGATAGGTTTTGTCTAACCAAAAATAACTTGTAATGTGAACAGTCTGAATACACCACTTAAAATACAGAGATTGTTatactgtattaaaaaaagaaggcaaaactaTGTCCTGCCTATAAGAAACCCATTTTAACATAAAGACATAGTTAGGtcacaagtaaaaagatggaGAAACATGTACCATATGAACACTAGCCAAAATAAAGCTAGAGGTggtatattaatttcagacaagaGAAACTTTGGAGCAAGGAATATtatcaggaataaaaaggaatattacaTAATGATAATTGATTCTCCAAGGTAGCATAACAATCCTAAATCTGTACATGCTTAACAACAGAACTGGAAAACATATAGGGCATAAAATGGATGCAATGGAAAAGACAAGTAAGCAAATCACAATTACAGTCAAGATATTTCAATATGTCTCTATCAGGAATTAGCATAACAAATAGGCACAAAGCCAGCAAGTATAAATGACTGACCAACATTTCGACCAATTTGAGCAAGTTGAAGTTTACAGAACACTCCACCCCAGAATAGAaggaatacacattcttttcaagcgCATTTGGAGCATTCACAAAGACAGACCACACTCAGGGATACaaagtaatttataatttttcaaaatattagaatcatacaaagtatgttctcagGCAATGATATGATTAAACTAGCATTCAATAACGGAGAGAGAGGTATCTGTTGGGAGAATCCAGGACAGCACACAGATTGTAACTGTAATTATCTGTGTTAAACACACGTGATGCAAACTCATTGAGGGGGTGGAAAAAGGAGCTGACCTATCGAACTTCGGAAAATAATCATTCGAATGGATACTGCAAGGTTGGTACAAAAAGAACTGTACATCACATTATACTCTAGTTGGTAAAATTATTTCTTACATGAGTACCAGTTAGCAGCTCTGAAAGCACAAGTTCACTGGGGTTGAACAAACGAGTATagatctgcaaataataagagcCAGACTGTTCACTGCTAGAGACAGAGGTTACACATAAACAAAGGGGAAGACTGCAGCATACCCAGTGGTATTTTATTGGAGTTGGATGTATTCGTATGATCTCACATGTATTTTAATATACACACAGATAGTGTTATGTGTATACCGGATTCAGGGTCAGATGACATTACATGCACATCCTAGCTC
This region of Tamandua tetradactyla isolate mTamTet1 chromosome 9, mTamTet1.pri, whole genome shotgun sequence genomic DNA includes:
- the LOC143646775 gene encoding membrane-spanning 4-domains subfamily A member 4A-like produces the protein MAHNQNVNISQLHQAGSWNFPHQQQNMQKFLNGKPKILGATQILIGLMKICLWAMWKTASYHVYVHSYLFTPLAFISIYPVWGSLCFFLSGIMSIVAGSKLTMNLVRGSLAMNIISAIVSAVGLALLTLDVNSSVWEIRGFKAAGVTYTLKYESETFKQVFLFAILILTMLEMCISLTLSAFGYMVACFVTQVVVQLAPADNRPSEVTLEHEYEELTCPYIYVI